The DNA sequence TGGCAGCGAGCCCATACCGGGTCCTGTAGTCGCTGGGGAGGGATGGAATCGAGCGCGGCGCAGATTTCCTGAGTTCGGAGCAGCGCCAATTCCTTCTGCGTTTCGATTCGGACATCCCGTTCCCGAAGGTCATAGTCCACCACCGACAGGTGGAGGCTTTTGAGCAGGCTGGTGAAGTGATCCAAGCAATGTCGGTAATGCGCCCCGATGGAACCGTTGGCGGCCTGGGGAATCCGCTGCACATAGCGCTCCTGGGGCAGCGTGCGCAGCAGCTCCTCCCCTTGGGCTAGAATTGCCAGCGCCGCATCCACCAATCTTCGTCCATCCTGATCCAGGTTATCGTCGGCGCAGGACGATTGGGTGGTCTTACTTAAGAAAGTTTCAGGCATGTCAGTTTCTACTTGGACGGGATGCTTCCATGACTTTGGGGAGGTTGCAAGGCCGCCGAGGTTTTCATCTGTTTTTTGAAGTATAGTCGGACCGGTGGCTGGAACCTTACATCTGCGAGACACGTTTTGGTCCTGCAGTCGGACCCTAGGCTTCGCGTTGCTGACCACTCCTCCGCAGCATCCAGAGATAGAGCAGGGCAACCAACCCGCTAAAGCCGAGTAGCCCCAGAATGGGAGCGGGTTTGAAGGAAGCGGCGACCAGTGCCAACGGTGCGTCCTTCGACAGTCCGACGATCAGTCCGGCGTTGAGCACGCCAAACAGGCTCTCCCCAACGATTAAGCCCGAAGCCACCAGGGCTCCCAATCGTTCGGCCCGTTCGGGTGAAGCGGCCTGTTTGGCTCGCTGGTTGTACCAGTGGCCAGCGACCGCGCCGACAACCACGGCGAAGGTAGCCGACATCGGGAGGTAAATGCCGATGCCCACCGCCAGGGGGGGGAGTTTGAATCGTTTGGTTGTGCCCAAGGCGGCATCCAGCGCGACCAAGCAGACGCCGACGATCGCGCCGATCCCAATCATGTTCCAGTCGAGGTTACCGCCGATCACACCCTGGGCGAGTGCGGAAATCAGCGTTGCCTGGGGCGCGGGGAGGGGATGCTGCGTCAGGACGCCAAGATTCGGTGCGCCCGCGAACCCATAGGCTTTGGCCAGCAGATTCAAGACCCAAGGAATAACAGCCGCACCGGCGACAACCCCGACGATCAAGGCTGCCTGCTGACGCCAGGGAGACGCCCCGACCAGCTGGCCTGTCTTCAAGTCCTGGAGGTTGTCATTGGAGATGGTGGCGCAGGCAAACACAATGGCGGTGATGAACAGGGCAAAGGCGATCATCGCGGGCCGGTTCTCCACGACCGGTGGCAAGAGGGCTACGAGCAGCGATGCGCAGGCAACCACCGACAGGATGCCCACTCCCGAAAGAGGGCTATTGGAGGCGCCGATCAGGCCGGCCATGTAGCCGCAGACCCCCGCGATGAGGAATCCGACGACAAGAACGAACGGCACGGCAAAGGCTGATAGCAGGCCGACGTGAGGGGACAGGATGCTGGAGCGGGCGAAAGTGTAGCTCAGCCCGCCTGCCACCGCCAGGCAGGCCAAGGTCAGGGCAAGTATCCAGCCCCGCGAGAGGTCTCGATCCAGATCATTAGCAACGGCGGTCCGACGCGATGCCGAGAGGGTGCTGACCAGCCCGCCCACCACGGGCTTGGCCAGCTTCAGGAGGGTCCAGATCGCGGCCACCCCGATCGCGCCGGCACCGATGAACCGCACCTGATGTCGCCAGATTCCCTGGGCATGGGCTCCGAACTCGACTCCGACTCCCGCGGGGTGGAGGTGGGTGAGGATCGGGACGGCGGCGCCCCAGGCGATGATCAGTCCTGTCAACATCGCCAAGCCGACGGCCAATCCGACGAGGTGGCCGGCACCGAAGAGCGCCAATGACCAGGCGATACTGTAACCGGAGGCCGCCGTGGCTGTGACTCGGAAAAAGCCCCCGATTTCCATGGCGGCCAGTTGGGTAGCTCCGAGAATGGCCAGCCCTGCGGATGAGGCAGAACCCAACAGGACCGCCATCAATCCCTCGCGAGCCTCTTTCGGATCGGTGTTGCCTTCGCCGCGTGCGCTGGCGCCCACTTTCAGCACTTCCGCAGCAGCAACCCCCTCCGGATAGGGAAGGTCCGAGTGGGTCACCAGGGCGCGCCGCAATGGGATGGTGAACATCACCCCCAGAATTCCGCCGCTGACGCAGATGAGGAACGACTGCCAGAACGGGAAGCCCGTCCACCAGCCGACGATCACCAACCCAGGAAGGACAAAAATGATGGCGGAGAGCGTGCCCGCGGCCGAGGCGACGGTCTGCACAATGTTGTTCTCCAAGATGGAGGAATCTCTAACCCGACTCAGGATGGCCATCGAGATCACGGCGGCCGGGATCGAGGAAGCGAACGTCAGGCCGACTTTGAGACCTAGATAGACGTTGGCGGCGGTGAATACCGTCGTGATGAGCGCGCCGAGCACCAGGCCGCGCAGCGTGAGTTCCCGAGGTTGCATGTCGGAGGTTAGGAACCTGCGCCTTGAAAGGCAATGGCGAGTCGGTGCGTTCGAGGGCCTGCTAGCGGGCTTTCAATCCGGCGATGATCATTTGCGCCTCTTGCTCGGTGACGCCGACCCACTTGTCGGTGCGACGCTTCAGCCACCCTTGTCTCCATTCGGCGTAGTCGTGGAAGTATGGAGGCATGGGAACGAACCGGCCCATATGACCGGAACGTTGGAAGCGACCGATCTTGGTCACCATTTCCTGATCCTCGTGAGATTCCCGAAACGCGAGCATCCGTGCGGCGCCCAGTTCGGTGTAACGCCATTTGACCGCAAATTGTTTCGGCCCGAACGGAATCATCTGGATGCTGGCTTGCTCAACATCCTCCGGCAGTAACTGTCGGATCGCGAGCGCGGTCGGGGAGGCGACATAGTTCGGTGGCGGGCCTTGGATCGGGAGGATATCCCATCCGACCGCCTCGAGTGTGGGGAGAGTGGGGCGTGCAGCTTTTGCCGTGCAGGCCACTTGCAATAACATCATCAGAGCGAGGACCGCTCGCGGTCGAGCGAGTGAAAAGTGGGCTTTCATAGGTATTTCGGCGCTTCCGATCCTTCTTCGTTCTGCGGTGCCCAGTTGTCGAACACCTACTCTTGTTGCCTCTGGCACCGTAACGCGATCCAGGGTGAAGACAATCGCTTCCGGATGGCAACATTTATCAAGGGTTATGATTTTCCTAGATCGCCACCTGACTTCTCAGAAATGTCGTCTCGACGGGTTTGGCATCAATTGCCAAATAATTAGATCTGACCCGAATGGCGGTTAGTTAAGTCCTAAGCGTTTTTTGGAGAGACGTTTGCGACGAGGAGGATTGGGGAGGTTTGAGAGCATGTATTCGGCGGTTATTTGCTGCATTTGGAGGAGCGTTTCCCAGACCTTCCGTTGGTTGGCTACCGCTCTCTGGAGCCATTCAAACTGCTCCAAGCTCAGTGCTACGGTCACCGTCTTGGCCCCAACCCGGCGCGACCACTGATAACGAGGACCACCTTGGCCTGGAAGGCCACGCTCCAAGAGGCTGCCCAGTGCAATCCAACCCGTTTGAGCCAGCTGATTCTGTAGCTTCTGATACTCCGCAGGGAACTTTTCCGACGTTGAGTGAGTTGACATGGAGCAAGGATATCATCATTGTCAATAGGACAGCGCGTGCGCTGTCCTATTGCATGACTCCCTGTTTTCAACACTTCTCCGGCCTCTTTGCCGATCAGCTCAAGACCCTCCGATCCTCCTCGGCCGCAACTCTTCATCAACTGGAAGCCCTCTTTGGTGCCTGGGTTCCGCCTGGATGCCTTTCGCAGGCCGACGAAGGCGCTCATTCTCGTCAGAGGAAATGGCCCTTTCGCCTGGTCTTTTGGACCTTCTGTTGGCAAGTCGCTCAAGCCGGGGCCTCCTGCCGCGAAGCCATACGCCAAGCGCAGGCTTTGTGTCTTTCGGTAGGCCACCGGCCTCCTCCCGATACGACTAGCCCCTATTGTCAGGCCCGCGGCGCTCTACCCATTGAGCGGCTTGAGCAGATTCACAACGCCCTGGTCCGAGAGGCCGACCATGCTCTGGCGGAGAAAGACCTCTGGTGTGGTCACCCTGTCCTGGTCGTTGATGGCACTACGGTCGTGGGTGCCGATACTCCCGAAAACCAGAAAGCCTTCCCTCAGCAATCCGTTCAGAAACCGGGTTGCGGGTTTCCGATCCTTCGCGTGGTGGGGCTGATGAGCCTAGCCACGGGGATGCTGGTCGCTTGGGCCGTGGGTCCCTGGCGGTCTCATGAACTGGGTCTCTTGAACACCTTGTGGGATTTCCTCCCAGCAGGGCATGTTCTTTTGGGAGACCGAGGCTTCTGCTCCTGGGGACTTCTGGCCCAGTGCCACATGCGCAAGGTGCATGTGGTCTTCCGGGTTAAAGGCAAGCTGCGCGCGGACTTCCGTCGAGGCCAACGGCTCAGCAAAAACGAGCGTCTGGTGACGTGGTTCAAACCTAAAGAGCGAGCCAGGACTATTTCTAAAAAGGAATGGAAACGGTTGCCGGAACAGCTGAGTTTACGTTTGGTGCGTTGCCACATGGATGTTCCGGGGTTTCGTACCCGGCAGGTGACGCTGGTCACGACGTTACTCGACCGCGTCAAATACCCACCGGCGGCATTGAGCCGACTCTATTTTCGTCGCTGGGCCATGGAACTGACCTTTCGCAATCTCAAAACCACCCTGCAGATGGAGCATTTGAGCTGCAAGACACCGGAGAACCTGGAGCGGGAGCTTCGCATGCACTTCTTGCTGCACAACTTCGTGCGGCGGCTGATGCTCGAAGCCGCACGGGTCCACAGCGTGCACTTGGATCGGATCAGTTTTGCGGGCAGTCTCGCGGCGAGTCGACGTTTTAGTGAAGCGTTGCTGCAGGCGCGCTCGGCGAAGCGACGCAAAGAACTGAGAGATGAGCTCTTTCGCGTCATCGCGCTCGATCAGGTTCCCGAACGGCCGGGTCGCCGAGAACCCAGAGCCGTCAAACGCAGACCTAAGCCTTATCCGCTCCTGATGAAACATCGGAGAACGTTTCGCGAAATTTCCCATCGAAACCGATACTACAAAAACAGCGTCTTCGGTCCCAAATACCGCATTTCTTCGAAGCGCTAACTAACCGCCATTCAGATCTGACCCCTTTGATCGGTTGGACCCCCATTGGTCGGTTGACCCCTATGGCTGGTTGGGGCTGGACTGAAAGCCCCCAACCATCTTGGCCTGGCAACTGATAGGGACCTGGGGCCGCGTGCCACTCAGCTTCCATTTTCCCCCACGGCTGCCAAGACAAAGTCGCCGAACGTACGTTCACCGACTTTGTCTTGGCAGCCGACACGTGGTGGTTGACGACTTCGGGTTGAGCTTTTCCTAGTTCTCATTTGGCACTAGCTTCATTCCATGAAGTCGCTCATCCAGTCTGTGTTCGCCGGCATACTCGTGGTGCTGTTGTGCACCCTTCCCGCTGTCGGTGCGCCTGCCTGGAGCGAGCGTGCCGACCAATTCCTAACCTTGGTCAACGCGGGGTATCAAGCGCTCTATCGGGTCGAGAGCGAGGCTCAATGGCTGGCAGGCACGGACGTCACAGCGGTTCACGACGCTGGCGCCGAGGTGGCTGGGAAGGCTCGGGCGGCTTTCAACGGCAACCCCGCCATCATTCGCGAGGCGCGGGAGCTCCTGACGCACCGGAAGGAGTTGACGGAACTGCAGATTCGTCAACTCGACCGCTGCTTGCTCAACGCGGCCGAGGGACCCATGACCAATCCAGGGTTGGTGAATGCTCGCGTGACCGCGGAAACCGCGCAGAGTTCTGTCCTGAATGGGTTCCAATTCCAATTGGGCGGCACGAACTGTTTAGCCAATGATCTCGACCGCGTCTTGACCAAATCCTCCGACCTCAAGGCCCGCCAAGCCGCCTGGGAAGCGAGTAAGTTCACTGGACCTGCGCTCAAACCGGGACTGGTTAAACTTCGCGACCTCCGCAATCGGTGCGCCCAAGAGCTCGGCCATGCCGACTATTTTGCCCTCCAAGTGGCGAGCTATCAGATGACCGCCGATGAAATGCTCAAGCTCAACGATGAGTTCCTTCGCGAACTTCGTCCGCTCTATCTTCAGCTGCATACCTGGGCCAAATACCGGCTGGCTAAGAAGTATGGACAACCCGTCCCCAAACGCATCCCCGCCCATTGGATCAACAATCGTTGGTCCCAAGAATGGAGCGGCCTGGTCTCTGGGGTGGACTACGATCCTTACCTCACGAACCGGGCACCCGAATGGATTACCAAGACCGCGGAGGAATTTTATGTGGGGCTGGGTTTCCCGAGATTGCCGACTACTTTCTGGAGTCGGAGCGATCTTTTCCCAGCTGCCGCCGGCGAGTCTCGAAAGAAAAACTCCCACGCCAGTTGTTGGCATGTCGATCTGCAGGATGACATCCGGTCCCTCATGAGCGTGGAACCAAACTATTGGTGGTTTACCACGGCGCATCATGAGTTAGGTCATGGATATTACTTCATGGCTTATACCAGACCTGAGGTCCCGCCGCTGTTGAGAATTGGGGCCAATCCTGCCTTTCACGAAGGAATCGGAGAGTTGATCGCCTTGGCCGCTGGGCAAACGCCCTATCTGAAACAAATGGGGATTCTGCCGGCGGATTACCAAGAAGACACCAGTGCCACGCTGCTGGATACGGCCCTTGCCCACGCGATTCCCTTTATGTTCTGGGCCAGCGGGACCATGACGCACTGGGAACATGACGTCTACGCAGATCAGCTTTCCGCCAGCGAGTGGAACGCGCGCTGGTGGAAACACGTCGCTGAGCTCCAAGGCGTCGAACCCCCGAACGGAGCTGGCAGTCGAGGGGAGGAATGGTGCGATCCTGCCACGAAAACGCATATCAACGACAATCCGTGTTACTACTACAGTTACGCGATCGCCACGGTAATTAAGTTTCAACTCCATGATCACATCGCGCGAAAAATCCTTCGCCAACCACCACAATCCTGCAATTACGCGGGGAGTCGTGAGGTGGGCTCGTTTCTGAAGACAATGTTGGCCGCAGGCGGCACTCGGGACTGGCGCTCGTTGTTACGTGAGACCACCGGCGAGGATCTGAGCACCCGGGCGATGAAAGATTACTTCGCACCCTTGCAGGCGTGGTTGGAGAAGGAGAACGCTGGACGGCGAATCGGCTGGGATTGACGGGCTGTCTTGGGCCCGCCGGTGTCGATCGCCATTTTAGGAAATGCCGCGACAAACGCTCTCACGGCGTTTGCATTCGTTCGGGAAAAACCAGCCGGGCTGGGGAGCCCTCTCCACGAACGAGGATCCCTCCTTGGTTTTGCGCCAATAGCAACAGCTCCTCATCATTGATGTAGCGGAGTGAAGTGCTTTTTTGCGTCGTCGCGATCCGTTCGCTGGACCCTGGGACCGACTGCACAAACTCGACCGAACCAGGGCGGGTAGCGATGGTGCGTGCCGGGTGTAGGGGGATCGTCGTGACCTCCCTCGAGGTCATCAACGTCGACGCTAACGGGCTAGGCCCGGGGAAGCTGGAACGATGGGATAGCTTAACCTGGAGGCCGACGACGGTCAGAACCAGCGCGAGGGCAAGGGCCACACGCTGGGTCTGTCGCACCCTACGGTGGGTTCTCACCGCTTTGATTGTCAACTGAAGCAGTTGATCATCCTGCGAACCTTCGGGGCTCAGGATGTCTTTCAGCAGGTCCTTATGTTCAGGCGGTGGTTTCATGTTGTAGTCTTTCCAGGATGGCGGATTTCAAACGCTGGCGTACTCTAACGAGGCGGGACTCGATTGCTTTCTCGGTCGTGTTCAGTTTCTCGGCGATCTCTCGCACCGGGGTGCGGGCAAGGTATTTTAAATGGATCAAATGACGGTCCTCTTCAGAGAGGGATGCCAGACTCGAATCAACGTGGTCGTTCAAACGGTCGGAGGGTTCGGGCTCTGGATGGGTCCCGGATGCGGTCCACTGTTCGTAAAAACCTTGGAGTAGATTGAGGTAACTCCGCCCCCTCCGCGCCTGGTCGGTCGCGGCGGAACGGGCGAGCACGGTGAGCCAGCTCCAGAACGCCTCCTCGGAATCAAAGCGACGAATGTTGCGAACCACTCGCAGCAGCGTTTGCTGCAGCGCCTCCTTCGCCGTCTCCTCGTGGCCATGAGTGACCACGAGGAGGTAACGGAAGAGACGATGAGCGTAGGCATGATAGAATTCACGATAGGCATCCTCCTCGCTCCGCACCATGCGCGAGGTCAAGCGCTCGACCTGAAGGCAATCGGTAGGATTTTCGTCTGCCATCGCCGTCAGGGTGAGCGATTCTCGAGATTCCGTCTGTGAGATTTGATCCCAAACCATGTGTCGGATCCCAGAGACATCAGGGCTGTTTAGCCGGTGCTGGCGATGTCTCCTTCTCCCGGGGCACGTTTTTGAGCTGCTGAAGCACATCATCGATCATGCGCAGCTTCTCCTGGCCTCCCACTGCGATGAGCAGTTTGGTCTCGCGGTGGAATGTCAGATGAGGATTGTCGGATCCATCATTCATCAGTTTCCAGCCCGTCTCTACCGCGGTAATGATGTCATCCACGGTTAGGCGGTCGAGATACCCGGCAAGCTGGTAGAATCGGCACGCTTGCGGGGGAGGAGCTTTGGGGACGCTGACAGGCTTCGGGGACTGATAGTACCAGATGGAGTCGTCAGTCGCGTTTCCAAGAGTTTTAAACCAGGAGGCAGTCTGATGAAGACTGTAACTTCCGTTGGATCCCGGAACTGGTGTCGCGGTGGCGGTCGCCTGCCCAAGTGCCAGGAACAAGTCCCGAACAGTCACATTCCGCATCTTGAGAGCGGGAATCCGGTCGTTCACGCCATCATCCGGAATGATGACGTTGAGTGGTCGTTTGGTTTGCTTCTGGATGGCTTCCACGAGTTCTCCGGGGGTTCCCCCTTTGAAGTCCAGGTCAAATAGGACGAGGTCCACGCTCACGACAGACTCCCTTTTTGTGGGGGTTGGTCCCCCCGTCGGAGGGGGTTCGGGTGGACGTCCAGCCGTCGCGGTTTGGGCGGTGGCGGGTGGATGGTGCAGCATGGCGGTGAGGATCAGAGTCGGTAGCACGAGTTTGTTCAGTATATTCATTTCACTCTGTAACACGCTCGACCCTCCCAAATCCTTCGCTAAGGGATCTGATTTTTTTTGGAGGTTTGATTCTGAAGCGTTTATGCAGCGGAAGCGGTCGATGTATTCCCTGAACTCCTCTCATTTTTACAGTGATCGTCCTTCGGCTGGGTGATACAAGGGGCTTGTGGCACAATGAATTCCGACGTCCAGCCAATGCAGATCGACCGCCAACAAGTCACCCGGCTTCGCTCCCGTGCGGCTTGGATCGTGATCTGCTACGCGCTTTTCGCGACGCTCTGGATTCTCTTCTCCGACCATATCATGGGTTTGATGGTGGCAGATCCGGCCCGACTGGTGCAATGGAGCCTCTACAAAGGTCTCGCCTTCGTGGGCGTCACGTCCCTTCTTCTGCTGCTGCTCATGCATCGGGCCTTTGGAGCTTTGGAGAAGGGATATACCTTCCTTCAGTCTCAGCAGGCGGAGATTGAGCGGCTGAATCGACTCTATTCCGCCCTTAGCCACATCAGCCAAGCCATCGTTCGAACTCAAACACCTGACGAACTGTTCCAAAAACTTTGTGGTGTGCTGGTTAAGGAGGGCGGGTTTGGGATGGCCTGGGTGGGATGGCAGGAAACGGAAAGTTATCGCATCACTCCGGTGGCGGTCGCGGGAGATGACAGTGGTTATATTCAGACCGTGGAGGTTTATGCAGACGATCGGGCCGAAGGCCGAGGCCCCTCGGGCATCGCCGTGCGAACTGGCGAGCCGTTCATTTGCCATGATCTGCTAGTCGATCCGGCGGTTGGACCGTGGAGAGCGGAAATCGTGCGGCGCGCGTTCCGAACCTCAGCGGCCTTCCCCATCTTCTTTGGTGGCAAGGTCGCGGGAGTTCTGAATGTTTATTCGAAGGTGCCAGGTTTTTTTCAAGATCGGGAGATAGCGCTGCTGAAGGAGGCGGTGGTTGATGTTTCCTACGCGCTCGACCATTTGGCCCGGGAGAAAGAGCGTCAGCGCGCTGAAGACCGGGCACGGAACGAGAGGTTGTTCTCGGATTCGATGATTGAAAGCATGCCGGGGGTAGTGTACCTGGCGGATGATCGGGGCCGACTTTTGCGCTGGAATAGAAATCTCCAAACGATCGCCGGGTATTCTGCGGAGGAGATCGCGCGAATGAAACCATCGGACTTTTTGGTTCCCGCGGAACGATCGCTGTTGGAAACTCATATCGCTGAGGTCTTCGCCGGAGGCGAATCTTCGGTCGAGTTGCCGTTTTTGGACCGCTCCGGCCGCTCGGTTCCCTTTTTTTTCACTGGAAGGCGGGTGGTTTTCGAGGGAACCACCTGTTTGGTAGCGGTGGGTATCGATATCTCAGAGCGAAAGGCGGCTGAGATGGCCTTGCGTGTGATCAATGAAACTCTCGAGCTGGAGGTCACCTCGCGGACCGCCGAGCTGAAGCTCGCGCTCGCCCGAGCGGAATCGGCAGACCGCATTAAATCCGCATTTCTGGCCACGATGTCTCACGAGTTGCGCACCCCGCTGAACTCGATCATCGGGTTCACGGGCATCATCCTTCAGGAGTTGGCCGGGCCCTTGAACCCCGAACAATCCAAGCAACTGGGGATGGTTCGAGGCAGCGCGCGGCATTTGCTGGAGCTTATCAACGACGTCCTGGACATCTCCAAAATTGAGGCCGGGCAGCTGGAGGTACGCAACGAGGCTTTCGACCTGGTGAGCGTCGTGGAAAGTGCAGTCGGTTCCGTGCGGCCGTTCGCGGAGAAGAAGGGCTTGATCCTGTCCGTGGTTTTGCCGCCCAGCCCTACCTTCATGGTCAGCGATCGACGTCGTGTTGAACAAATCCTGCTGAACCTTTTAAACAACGCCATTAAATTCACGGAGGCGGGGCGTGTTTCCTTGACGATCGGAACGATTATGGATTTCCGCCGCTCTGGCGATTCTACGACCTGTCCGGTGGTGCAGATGATTGTCTCGGACACCGGAATCGGCATCAAGCCGGACGACCTGCCGCTCCTGTTTCAACCCTTTCGCCAGTTGGACACCGGGATGACCCGGCATCATGATGGCACCGGTCTTGGTCTCGCGATCTGCTCCCGGCTGTGCGCCTTGTTGGGCGGCGAGATTGCCGTTCGCAGCGCCTGGCAGACTGGCAGCGACTTCACTGTGGTCCTCCCCCTGGGTAACCCATGCCAGCCATGAAACAGACTGTTCTCCTCATCGAAGACAATGAACAGAACCGCTACCTCGCCACCTTCCTCTTGGAGCGGCACGGCTATGCGGTCGTGCCGGCGTCGGACGGGTTGCGGGGGATCGAGCTGGCTCGCAGCTTAATCCCGGCGATGATCCTGTTGGACATTCAGCTTCCTGCCATGGATGGCTATGAGGTAGCTCGGGCGCTGAGACGCATCGATTCGCTGCGCAGCGTCCCCATCATCGCGGTTACCTCCTACGCCATGGTGGGGGATTGCGAGAAGGCCCTTGCCGCCGGCTGCTCGGGGTATCTCGAGAAACCCATCAATCCAGACACGTTTGTCGCTGATGTTCAGCGTTTGAGCGCCGCCACTGTGCCCGGGAGTGAACCGCTATGAGCCATATCCTCATCGTCGATGACAAGGAGCAGAACTGCTACTATCTGGCCTCCCTACTGAAGGGTCATGGTCACACGGTGGACACCGCCTGCCATGGCGCCGAGGCTCTGCTCAAGGCTCGTCTCCGTACCCCTGATCTCATCATCTCGGATCTGCTGATGCCGGTGATGGACGGCTACACCCTGCTCAGGCATTGGAAGGCCGATAGACGGCTTACGGCGGTTCCCTTCATTGTGTACACGGCCACCTACACTGACCCCGAGGACGAACGGCTGGCCCTCAGCCTGGGAGCTGACGCGTTCATTCTCAAACCGACGGAACCCGACGATTTCCTGGCACGCATTCGGGCCGTGAAGCCTCCTTCTCCAAGCGCCGACCCTCGGTCGCTCGTGTCGCCTCTCGGAGGAGACGCTGGACTGCTGCAACTGTACAGCGAGACGCTGATCCGCAAGCTCGAGGAAAAGATGCTACTGTTGGAGGAGGCGAACCGTGCGTTGGAAAAGGACCTCACCGAGCGTAAACGGACCCAGCAACAGATCGCGGATGCGCAGCGGTTCAACCAGACACTGATCGAGAGTTCACCGCTCGGCATCGTCACCTATCGAGCCAACGGAGAGGCCGTGACCGCCAATGCTGCGAGCCAGCATGTTCTGGACGTGCCCAGCGTGGCGGATGTGAAGACACACAATTTTCACGAGATCGAGTGGTGGGAGAGATCCGGTCTTCTCAACGCGGCGCTAGGTGTCCTGGCTTCGGGACGGTCCTGTGAACGAGAGATCCGGACGATCAATTCCTTCGGTAAGGATCTTTGGCTGCACTGTCGACTGGTTCCTTTTGCGTTCTCGGACGAGCATTACCTGCTGGCGTTTTTCGAGGATATTCGAGAGCGGAAGGTTGCCGAGCTTAAGCTATTGCAGAGCGAGGAGACCCAGCGGCGTCTCGCGGAGGCCCAAGCTGACATTCTCAACGCGCTGCCGGCGCACATCGCGCTGCTGGACTTGGAAGGTGTGATCGTGTCGGTCAACGAATCCTGGAAGCGGTTTGCGGCCGCCAATCAATTGCTTAGCCCCAATCATGCGGTAGGCCAGAACTACATCGAGGTGTGCGCTCAATCACATGGGGCTCGGGCCGAGGAATCGAAAACCGCGGCTCAGGGGATTCTTCAAGTGTTACGTGGCGAGCTCGGGACTTTTTCCCTGGAATACCCTTGCCATTCGCCTGCGGAGGAACGCTGGTTTCGCATGGTTGTGACACCTCTCCACGAGGGGCGTCCGCTGGGCGCGGTGGTGATGCACCTGGACGTCACCGATCGGCGCCAACTGGAAGAGCAAGTTCGACAGGCGCAGAAGATGGAAGCCGTTGGTCGGCTGGCTGCGGGGGTGGCTCACGATTTTAACAACATTCTCGCCGCTATCCTGGGCAATGTGCACTTGGGCCTGATGGATCTGACTCCGGGGAGCACGGTGAAGGGCAATCTAGAGGAGATTGAACGCGCCAGCGTTCGGGCAACAAGTCTGGTGCAACAAATCCTCGCCTTTAGCCGCCAGCAGACGCGGGATAAGCAGGTGATCGATTTGGGTCCCGTTGTTCAGGAGACAGTGAATTTCCTTCTCGCGACCATTCCAGCTTCGGTCCGGCTGACGACTTCCATTGATCCGGCCACACCACCCGTGCTGGCCGATCCGACGCAGATGCATCAGGTGATCGCGAACTTGTGCACCAACGCCTGGCATGCACTGGAGGACCAGCCCGGCACGATCGAGATCAGGCTTCAAGGGATTGAGGTGGATGCGCATTCCGCCAGCCGGATTGCGGGGTTGAAGCCCGGCTCCTGTGTT is a window from the Verrucomicrobiales bacterium genome containing:
- a CDS encoding response regulator, whose amino-acid sequence is MSHILIVDDKEQNCYYLASLLKGHGHTVDTACHGAEALLKARLRTPDLIISDLLMPVMDGYTLLRHWKADRRLTAVPFIVYTATYTDPEDERLALSLGADAFILKPTEPDDFLARIRAVKPPSPSADPRSLVSPLGGDAGLLQLYSETLIRKLEEKMLLLEEANRALEKDLTERKRTQQQIADAQRFNQTLIESSPLGIVTYRANGEAVTANAASQHVLDVPSVADVKTHNFHEIEWWERSGLLNAALGVLASGRSCEREIRTINSFGKDLWLHCRLVPFAFSDEHYLLAFFEDIRERKVAELKLLQSEETQRRLAEAQADILNALPAHIALLDLEGVIVSVNESWKRFAAANQLLSPNHAVGQNYIEVCAQSHGARAEESKTAAQGILQVLRGELGTFSLEYPCHSPAEERWFRMVVTPLHEGRPLGAVVMHLDVTDRRQLEEQVRQAQKMEAVGRLAAGVAHDFNNILAAILGNVHLGLMDLTPGSTVKGNLEEIERASVRATSLVQQILAFSRQQTRDKQVIDLGPVVQETVNFLLATIPASVRLTTSIDPATPPVLADPTQMHQVIANLCTNAWHALEDQPGTIEIRLQGIEVDAHSASRIAGLKPGSCVCLSVSDTGKGMDPQVLERIFEPFFTTKEKGKGSGLGLSVVHGIVQDHDGAISVSSRVGRGTLFQLYFPAASVPVANAATLKPVPGRGGGQHVLFLDDEEPLVAVAKRMLDRLGYRVAGFTRPSEAIGYFRQHAGEVDVVITDLNMPGISGLQAAAELSQVRPGIPIVLCSGHLTEELKMSARAAGVAEVISKPSDMHSVSDLIQRLTADRRRP
- a CDS encoding GAF domain-containing protein, with protein sequence MQIDRQQVTRLRSRAAWIVICYALFATLWILFSDHIMGLMVADPARLVQWSLYKGLAFVGVTSLLLLLLMHRAFGALEKGYTFLQSQQAEIERLNRLYSALSHISQAIVRTQTPDELFQKLCGVLVKEGGFGMAWVGWQETESYRITPVAVAGDDSGYIQTVEVYADDRAEGRGPSGIAVRTGEPFICHDLLVDPAVGPWRAEIVRRAFRTSAAFPIFFGGKVAGVLNVYSKVPGFFQDREIALLKEAVVDVSYALDHLAREKERQRAEDRARNERLFSDSMIESMPGVVYLADDRGRLLRWNRNLQTIAGYSAEEIARMKPSDFLVPAERSLLETHIAEVFAGGESSVELPFLDRSGRSVPFFFTGRRVVFEGTTCLVAVGIDISERKAAEMALRVINETLELEVTSRTAELKLALARAESADRIKSAFLATMSHELRTPLNSIIGFTGIILQELAGPLNPEQSKQLGMVRGSARHLLELINDVLDISKIEAGQLEVRNEAFDLVSVVESAVGSVRPFAEKKGLILSVVLPPSPTFMVSDRRRVEQILLNLLNNAIKFTEAGRVSLTIGTIMDFRRSGDSTTCPVVQMIVSDTGIGIKPDDLPLLFQPFRQLDTGMTRHHDGTGLGLAICSRLCALLGGEIAVRSAWQTGSDFTVVLPLGNPCQP
- a CDS encoding response regulator gives rise to the protein MKQTVLLIEDNEQNRYLATFLLERHGYAVVPASDGLRGIELARSLIPAMILLDIQLPAMDGYEVARALRRIDSLRSVPIIAVTSYAMVGDCEKALAAGCSGYLEKPINPDTFVADVQRLSAATVPGSEPL